A genomic window from Anguilla rostrata isolate EN2019 chromosome 14, ASM1855537v3, whole genome shotgun sequence includes:
- the LOC135239322 gene encoding leukemia inhibitory factor receptor-like yields MGIWVLCTLYFVLSLQGNHGSDATLGLTMPHAVKLDIDWVKLRISVCWKLDQFPTVNNLTESLLFDIEVLQNEGVVHNVTTEADPLLKKGHWCWTSPTPLECPPHSYRVRSRRLDHTSQWSPKLTVDETAVPSRKPVQVYPVEKVVAVGSTVRFCCIVGRGRALTDIRYNDEVVNATPIGAQSYMVALRNVTATKSSGNTVLCSHNDTNADTTGSNLFVGYPPDDHALVCETDLESVECHWNPGRQTKLYGNRRTNYTLNGRNCSQASRVRKPSFRCKPCEGLCERNRTLKASNPLGSLVLTDTADLNHRVRMQPPFREPSAEVNAWNASVQWRWAVKAYENLHLLCQVQLMHSGLTNTSNYTGRGLSELVLRDLQPGRNYSLQIRCGTQQNFWNWSDWSFFKFKTKEDRPSALDVWMQMNGSHSALILWRPLSASESHGRIRGYEVSWDSSLRGRRSSKLPPEKHSLLLQDLGHGVVTVTAFNGAGSSPPSSVGFAELAGGTASVSIIPGSGGGFNLSWPASANATCGYAVEWSPAHSGRGRTVEWVRVPAQRTWARIPPECFTAGLKYSLSIYNCSQGILELLARREEYSEERAPDQPVQNLEVKQSGSEVRLRWDEVPLEGQRGLIRGYSVHWASASGLVSENITDPEARGYTVRNLPLGHYTFTVRAFTAAGEGSGAVVSIQLSPYSDSLISVMLISLGTMACVLILTTVTCYRKRKWMKEKFYSDIPRPKLSHNWATTPILSYQGMEPMHIPYDSIEIMSHLAENSGVDHGEEKGGCWFPPDTDSSCPPYIGCYQQAPGRRSYGCVPPAPPAPPAPSLETRRTGVTYTAVCTPLMPTQGVPPPEEYKPQISAPPHALPLWADDGYQPHPPRCPGSPGVESLDPSLDTPTSANSFTFLLGGAASVGRPEQTCTLPSPVELNGVLPYRNYTNPSYMLTDTSL; encoded by the exons ATGGGAATCTGGGTGTTGTGCACTCTGTATTTTGTCCTCAGCCTCCAGGGGAACCATGGCAGTGACGCCACGCTTG GGCTGACCATGCCACATGCAGTGAAGTTGGACATAGACTGGGTCAAACTACGCATATCTGTCTGCTGGAAACTGGATCAATTCCCCACAGTCAACAACCTTACAGAAAGTCTGCTCTTCGACATCGAGGTCCTCCAAAATGAAGGTGTTGTGCACAAT GTCACCACAGAGGCAGATCCACTTTTGAAAAAGGGGCACTGGTGCTGGACTTCACCCACTCCACTGGAGTGCCCCCCACACTCCTACAGAGTTCGGTCCCGACGGCTAGACCACACCAGCCAGTGGAGCCCCAAACTGACTGTAGATG AGACGGCTGTTCCTTCTCGCAAGCCCGTCCAGGTTTACCCTGTGGAGAAAGTCGTTGCCGTGGGCAGCACCGTTCGTTtctgctgcattgtgggaaggggcCGTGCGCTGACCGACATCAGATACAACGATGAAGTCGTGAACGCCACTCCGATCGGCGCCCAGAGCTACATGGTTGCCCTGCGTAACGTGACAGCCACCAAAAGCTCTGGCAACACCGTGCTCTGCAGCCACAACGACACCAACGCAGACACCACGGGCTCCAATCTCTTTGTTGGCT acccccctgaCGACCACGCCTTGGTTTGTGAAACAGACCTGGAGTCTGTGGAGTGTCACTGGAACCCAGGGCGGCAGACGAAGCTGTATGGGAATCGGCGCACAAACTATACCTTGAACGGAAG GAACTGTTCGCAGGCCAGTCGAGTGAGGAAGCCGTCATTCCGGTGCAAGCCTTGCGAGGGCCTGTGCGAGAGGAACAGGACCCTGAAGGCCTCGAACCCGCTCGGCAGCCTGGTGCTCACAGACACGGCAGACCTGAATCACAGAG TGCGCATGCAGCCTCCTTTCAGAGAGCCATCAGCTGAGGTGAATGCTTGGAACGCCAGTGTCCAGTGGAGATGGGCAGTGAAGGCCTATGAAAATCTGCACCTTCTGTGCCAGGTCCAGCTGATGCACAGCGGGCTCACCAACaca AGTAACTATACGGGACGCGGGCTGTCAGAGCTGGTACTGCGCGACCTGCAGCCGGGCAGGAATTACAGCCTGCAGATTAGATGTGGGACACAGCAGAATTTTTGGAATTGGAGTGACTGGAGTTTCTTCAAATTCAAGACCAAAGAGGACC GTCCCAGTGCTCTGGATGTCTGGATGCAGATGAACGGCAGCCACTCAGCTCTCATCCTGTGGAGG CCTCTCTCGGCCAGTGAGAGTCACGGCCGGATTCGGGGCTACGAGGTGTCCTGGGACAGCTCCCTGAGGGGAAGGCGGAGCTCCAAGCTGCCCCCAGAGAAGcacagcctcctcctccaggaccTGGGACACGGGGTCGTCACGGTTACAGCCTTCAACGGGGCcggctcctcccctccctccagcgTTGGCTTTGCTGAGCTCGCAG GCGGTACAGCCAGTGTTTCCATAATCCCTGGCTCCGGCGGCGGCTTCAACCTGTCCTGGCCTGCCAGCGCCAACGCGACCTGCGGGTACGCTGTGGAgtggagccccgcccacagcggGCGTGGCCGTACGGTGGAGTGGGTGAGGGTGCCAGCTCAACGCACCTGGGCCAGGATTCCACCTG AGTGCTTCACAGCAGGGCTGAAGTACTCACTGTCCATCTACAACTGCAGTCAGGGCATCTTGGAGCTGCTGGCCAGGAGGGAGGAGTACAGTGAGGAGAGGG CCCCTGACCAGCCAGTGCAGAATCTGGAGGTGAAGCAGAGTGGGTCCGAAGTGCGGCTCCGCTGGGACGAGGTTCCCCTGGAGGGTCAGCGGGGGCTCATCCGCGGATATTCGGTCCATTGGGCCTCCGCTTCGGGCCTGGTCTCAG AGAACATCACAGACCCAGAGGCGAGAGGCTACACCGTGAGAAACCTGCCCCTGGGTCACTACACCTTCACAGTGAGGGCCTTCAcagcggcgggggaggggagcggcGCTGTGGTCTCTATTCAGCTCAGCCCTTACT CTGATTCGCTGATCTCCGTAATGCTCATTTCCCTGGGTACAATGGCCTGTGTCCTCATCCTCACCACTGTAACCTGCTACCGCAAGAGGAAATG GATGAAGGAGAAGTTCTACTCTGACATTCCCCGGCCAAAGCTGTCCCATAACTGGGCAACAACACCA ATTTTAAGCTACCAGGGGATGGAACCCATGCACATCCCCTATGACAGCATTGAAATAATGTCGCACCTGGCTGAGAATTCGGGAGTAGATCATGGTGAGGAGAAAGGGGGGTGTTGGTTCCCACCTGACACAGACTCCAGCTGCCCCCCCTACATCGGGTGCTACCAGCAGGCACCGGGCAGGAGGTCCTATGGGTGtgtccccccggcccccccggccccccctgccccctccctggaGACCAGGCGCACAGGGGTCACCTACACAGCGGTGTGTACCCCTCTGATGCCCACACAGGGTGTCCCACCCCCTGAGGAGTACAAGCCCCAGATTTCAGCACCCCCGCATGCCCTCCCGCTGTGGGCGGACGATGGctaccagccccaccccccccgctgccccggGTCTCCGGGGGTCGAAAGCCTCGACCCGTCTCTGGACACGCCCACGTCTGCCAACTCCTTCACGTTCCTGTTGGGCGGGGCTGCGTCTGTGGGACGTCCTGAGCAGACCTGCACCCTTCCCTCCCCTGTGGAGCTGAACGGGGTCCTCCCCTACAGGAACTACACTAATCCCTCCTacatgctcacagacacatccctctaa